Genomic DNA from Peribacillus simplex:
GACATGTTATCCGATATATTCTCAACAAATCCATCTCTAGGTCCGCGAATGGAAGATTCTATATTGGACTCTTCCGGACTGCGCTTAGGGGAATTAGCTAATGGGGTATAGTAAATTTCATTAGAAGATTCATTAATGATGATTAGGTCTCCTGAAAAAAGGATGCTTTCTACTTCCTCTTTTAAATCGGAGTTTTTTTTTAGCATACTGATTTCCATAATATTGCTTAATCGGTCAATTGTTAATTCTCCATTTTCTTGAACCGCTTTTGATATTGTAGGCAGTATCACTTCATTGATGAATTGCATATCGACTAAGTTTGGCGCATATAAAAACCCCAACAAATAACGACCTTCAGGATCAAATGTTTTTTTTCTTAAAACAACATCAGAGGAATGTTCGAACCATTTTTGGATTTCGTCAATGCAAGAAGGAGTTCCATTCAATTTTCCCTTCCTCATAATGTTTCACCTTTTCCTTTTCCCTTTTTTATAATAAGAAATAACAGTATAATTGCAGCACTCAAAAGAAACAGACTACTGATTGGAAAGAAATATTTGTATATAAAATAAAAAAATGAAGTGGCATCCCAATGGATTAGCGTCCCAAAAACAATCATCAAATATAGGGAAAGCAGTATCCACTTCTGATGTTTTGAATTTGAGATTAATTTATATCCTATAAATAAACATAAACTTATTCGAATCATGGCACCTGAAAGCCATTGGAAAATCGACAGGAAATCGAGTCGAGTAATATAATAGCCAAACCTTAACAACTTCCATTGTTCATAAGCTGGATTCCTCATTTTCACTGCTTCCACAGAACCAAATTCTGCAATCGCTCCCATGAGGGGCCCTAACGTAAGCATGATTAAAATTACACCAACTAATAAAAGCCACTTGGCTTTTAGCTTACCTTTCAGGTAAGGAGTCAAAAATAGAAAAACGATAATTTCTAAATATCCTGCACTCGTATACAAAATTCCATTTAGAGTATTGCGATACCCGCTTTCAAATATCGGGAACAATAATTCGTAATTCTTATTACTCGTATTCC
This window encodes:
- a CDS encoding GerAB/ArcD/ProY family transporter produces the protein MDQKVIQAVHIYVLIIMNTGFMVHVLLLPNILTASQRDAWISVIISVVPCIVWTLFIFYIYKKLDKEDIIAFLKKWSTPLVTYVFSIAFGLYFIFNAFITVKFTVIWAKANYTHDIPNIVVVSLFTFTCMFATYKGIRTISTLAFLFLPFVTFFGIFVGLGNTSNKNYELLFPIFESGYRNTLNGILYTSAGYLEIIVFLFLTPYLKGKLKAKWLLLVGVILIMLTLGPLMGAIAEFGSVEAVKMRNPAYEQWKLLRFGYYITRLDFLSIFQWLSGAMIRISLCLFIGYKLISNSKHQKWILLSLYLMIVFGTLIHWDATSFFYFIYKYFFPISSLFLLSAAIILLFLIIKKGKGKGETL